The following are encoded together in the Pseudoalteromonas shioyasakiensis genome:
- a CDS encoding PspA/IM30 family protein, with protein MSILKKLFTAVRGGAREAGQAVVDANGIRIFEQEIADAQNALQRAKKSLTEVMAKEMQTKRKISALDASIAEHEAYAGQALEKGNEALALEIAEKIGDFEAEKAEHEEVLAGFSNHIVQLKQQVKEAEKSIKENQRQLTMVKTTESVQQATMAVNSTLNTNSSSMTSARESLERIKQRQQDRQDQLGAAKQLEADTNGDDLKAKMAEAGIGDTNPKSADILARIKAKQNS; from the coding sequence ATGAGTATTTTAAAGAAACTATTTACAGCTGTACGTGGTGGCGCTCGTGAAGCAGGACAAGCAGTTGTTGATGCAAACGGTATCCGTATCTTTGAACAAGAAATTGCTGATGCACAAAATGCCTTACAACGCGCTAAGAAAAGCCTTACCGAAGTAATGGCAAAAGAGATGCAAACGAAGCGTAAAATTAGCGCACTAGATGCATCAATTGCAGAACATGAAGCGTATGCAGGCCAAGCACTTGAAAAAGGCAATGAAGCTCTTGCATTAGAAATCGCAGAAAAAATCGGTGATTTTGAAGCTGAGAAAGCAGAGCACGAAGAAGTTTTAGCTGGTTTTAGTAACCACATTGTGCAACTAAAGCAGCAAGTTAAAGAAGCTGAAAAGTCGATTAAAGAAAACCAACGTCAATTAACAATGGTTAAAACGACAGAAAGTGTTCAGCAAGCAACAATGGCTGTAAACAGCACGCTGAATACTAATAGCTCATCAATGACATCAGCACGTGAGTCTCTAGAGCGTATTAAACAACGCCAGCAAGACCGCCAAGACCAGTTAGGTGCGGCTAAGCAACTAGAAGCTGATACTAACGGCGACGATTTAAAAGCAAAAATGGCTGAAGCGGGTATTGGTGATACCAACCCGAAAAGCGCGGATATTTTGGCGCGTATTAAAGCAAAACAAAATAGCTAA
- a CDS encoding class II fumarate hydratase, translated as MSQFRTESDSMGELQVPANALYQAQTQRAINNFQISGLAMPKQFITALAYIKQAAAQSNAALGHLSQGKAKAIEQACQEIIDGKHFSEFPVDVFQTGSGTSSNMNANEVIATLASQLAGETIHPNDDVNMGQSSNDVIPTAIAVSSAINIIYELFPKLDKLSQSLQNKQAEVGHIVKTGRTHLMDAMPVSFAQTLAAWQLQVDHAMAGIRQALERVCELAQGGTAVGTGINADPAFAGEFCQHLSENVGIRFSPSKNFFYNIGSQDAIVALSGQLKVLAVAQMKIANDLRWMNSGPLAGLGEIELEALQPGSSIMPGKVNPVIPEAAAMVSAQVIGNDATITVAGQAGNFELNVMLPVIALNILQSIELLANSSEALADKAIASFKVNQSNVDKALAKNPILVTALNPVIGYSKAAKIAKLAYQEGRPIIDVAAEHTDISREELSELLNPAKLTEGGL; from the coding sequence ATGAGCCAATTTAGAACCGAATCAGATAGCATGGGTGAGCTACAAGTCCCTGCGAATGCCTTGTATCAAGCTCAAACGCAACGCGCTATCAACAATTTTCAAATTAGTGGCTTAGCCATGCCTAAGCAATTTATCACCGCCCTCGCCTACATTAAGCAAGCTGCCGCACAAAGTAATGCTGCTTTAGGCCATTTGAGCCAAGGCAAAGCCAAAGCCATTGAGCAAGCATGCCAAGAGATCATCGACGGTAAACATTTTTCAGAGTTTCCGGTTGATGTATTTCAGACAGGCTCTGGCACTAGCTCAAATATGAACGCCAATGAAGTCATTGCAACGCTGGCGAGCCAACTTGCTGGCGAAACCATTCACCCCAACGATGATGTGAACATGGGACAAAGCTCAAATGATGTGATCCCCACTGCGATTGCTGTAAGTAGCGCTATTAACATCATTTATGAGCTGTTTCCTAAACTCGATAAACTCAGTCAAAGCCTACAAAACAAACAAGCCGAAGTGGGCCATATTGTGAAAACCGGTCGCACTCATTTAATGGATGCAATGCCTGTGAGTTTTGCACAAACACTGGCTGCATGGCAGTTACAAGTGGATCATGCAATGGCAGGGATTCGCCAAGCACTCGAGCGAGTTTGTGAACTTGCACAAGGTGGCACAGCAGTTGGTACCGGTATTAATGCCGATCCAGCGTTTGCTGGTGAGTTTTGCCAACACTTGAGTGAGAATGTAGGTATTCGCTTTAGCCCAAGCAAAAACTTCTTTTATAACATCGGGTCACAAGATGCCATTGTTGCGCTTTCTGGTCAGCTAAAGGTACTTGCCGTAGCACAAATGAAAATAGCCAATGACTTACGCTGGATGAACTCAGGCCCACTTGCAGGTCTTGGTGAAATTGAACTTGAAGCTCTACAGCCAGGTTCATCAATTATGCCGGGTAAAGTAAACCCTGTGATCCCTGAAGCGGCAGCAATGGTCAGCGCACAAGTAATTGGCAATGACGCGACCATTACAGTGGCTGGTCAAGCGGGTAACTTTGAGCTCAATGTTATGCTACCTGTGATTGCCTTAAACATTTTGCAAAGTATCGAACTGTTGGCAAATAGCAGTGAAGCACTGGCAGATAAAGCGATTGCCAGCTTTAAAGTAAATCAAAGCAATGTTGATAAAGCGCTCGCTAAAAACCCAATTCTGGTTACTGCACTTAACCCAGTGATCGGCTATAGCAAAGCCGCAAAAATTGCCAAATTAGCTTATCAAGAAGGTCGCCCTATTATTGATGTTGCTGCTGAGCATACTGATATTTCGCGCGAAGAACTGAGCGAGTTACTGAACCCAGCCAAACTAACCGAAGGTGGTTTGTAA
- a CDS encoding DUF938 domain-containing protein: MDKPFSQACENNKLPILNVLEAFFSDVTDVLEVGSGTGQHSVHFATHLAHLQWRCSDREVNHPGILQWHQEAALTNLHAPLTLDLNDPWPVETVNAIFTANTMHIISWPLVERFFQGVAKHLAPKGKLCIYGPFKYQGKYTSASNAEFDAFLKQQDANSAIRDFEAICQLAEQAGLFFVEDVQMPANNQLLLFKRQ; encoded by the coding sequence ATGGATAAACCCTTCTCTCAAGCCTGTGAAAACAACAAATTACCTATTTTAAACGTATTAGAAGCGTTTTTTTCTGATGTGACGGATGTATTAGAAGTCGGCTCAGGTACTGGGCAACATAGTGTGCATTTTGCAACGCATTTAGCACATTTGCAGTGGCGTTGTAGTGATCGCGAGGTTAATCACCCGGGGATTTTACAATGGCATCAAGAAGCTGCATTAACTAACTTGCATGCGCCACTTACACTTGACCTTAATGATCCTTGGCCGGTTGAAACAGTGAATGCCATTTTCACTGCGAACACAATGCACATAATTAGCTGGCCACTGGTTGAGCGTTTTTTTCAAGGTGTAGCAAAGCATTTAGCGCCTAAAGGTAAATTGTGTATTTATGGACCATTTAAGTACCAAGGTAAGTATACCAGTGCCAGTAATGCTGAATTCGATGCTTTTTTAAAACAGCAAGATGCAAATAGTGCGATTCGTGATTTTGAAGCGATTTGCCAACTTGCAGAGCAAGCTGGCTTATTCTTTGTTGAAGATGTGCAAATGCCAGCGAACAACCAATTATTGCTGTTTAAAAGGCAGTAA
- a CDS encoding GNAT family N-acetyltransferase — protein MSEFSHRWFNQISEIDATLWQSFFDDTPFTDHAFLAALEQTGCVSKESGWQPMHLAIYQQEQVVALLPGYLKHHSYGEYVFDWAWAEAYQQHGLEYYPKWLCGVPFTPIAGQRISINHNKPAEVYAYIQHILTATAAQFGWSGWHINFCHQQQATALTSDTVMQRHGVQFQWFNEGYNCFEDFLASLTARKRKSLKKERAKITEQQIAVEWIDGADISKQHMQQFSHFYRQTYLKRSGHNGYLNTAFFELLQQSMADKLVLMFAKYQGEVIAATLSFKDQNCLYGRYWGTNYELDSLHFELCYYQGIEYCIANKLKQFHSGAQGEHKISRGFKPVSTYSLHHIQHGDFAAAISDFITRERQHMALYKAQCESLLPFKQQ, from the coding sequence ATGAGTGAGTTTAGCCACCGCTGGTTTAATCAAATAAGTGAGATTGATGCCACTCTTTGGCAATCATTTTTTGATGATACGCCCTTTACTGATCACGCATTTTTAGCGGCTTTAGAACAAACAGGCTGTGTGAGTAAAGAATCAGGCTGGCAACCTATGCACCTAGCAATTTACCAGCAAGAACAGGTCGTAGCCTTACTACCCGGGTATCTAAAACACCACTCTTATGGTGAATATGTATTTGACTGGGCTTGGGCTGAAGCCTATCAACAACATGGCTTAGAGTATTACCCCAAATGGCTGTGTGGCGTACCATTCACACCTATTGCTGGGCAACGAATTAGTATAAATCACAATAAGCCCGCTGAAGTCTATGCGTATATTCAGCACATACTCACAGCAACAGCAGCGCAGTTCGGCTGGTCAGGTTGGCATATAAATTTTTGCCACCAGCAACAAGCGACTGCATTAACTAGCGATACCGTAATGCAACGTCATGGCGTGCAGTTTCAGTGGTTTAATGAAGGCTATAATTGCTTTGAGGACTTTTTAGCTTCACTCACCGCAAGAAAGCGTAAATCGCTCAAAAAAGAACGCGCTAAAATAACTGAACAGCAGATAGCCGTAGAATGGATAGATGGTGCTGACATCAGCAAACAGCACATGCAGCAATTTAGTCATTTTTACCGCCAAACCTATTTAAAGCGCTCAGGCCACAATGGTTATTTGAATACCGCCTTTTTCGAGTTATTGCAGCAAAGCATGGCCGACAAACTGGTGCTAATGTTCGCTAAATATCAAGGAGAGGTGATTGCCGCCACACTCAGTTTTAAAGATCAGAATTGTTTATATGGTCGTTACTGGGGAACGAACTATGAGCTCGATAGTTTGCACTTTGAGCTTTGCTATTACCAAGGCATTGAATACTGCATTGCCAACAAACTTAAACAGTTCCATTCTGGCGCGCAAGGTGAGCATAAAATAAGTCGCGGTTTTAAGCCCGTATCTACCTATTCACTGCATCATATTCAGCACGGTGATTTTGCAGCTGCCATTAGCGATTTTATAACTAGAGAACGCCAACATATGGCGCTCTATAAAGCCCAATGCGAAAGCTTACTGCCTTTTAAACAGCAATAA
- a CDS encoding alpha/beta hydrolase — translation MKFINLVAISWAISGLFSSSLMAQQQTCLTQLEDQELMMKSKREGLFREPLPRTHSTFSYNIEQAFSDYLTAAYLQISSENPRASLPCPVYTDTYQQLVAQGARPANATVADLISPFELKQADSRKAVLLIHGLTDSPFTYHDLAQVYYQQGYTVRTILLPGHGTAPAALRDIDADDWQKASVYAIERTLKDFDQVILGGYSTGAALVIDYLTQGPVDNKITAAMLFSPASEPHNKNGWLAKWVDAIPFVNWIDKDADLDFAKYESFPFSAASASHEAMSRISLDELRHRQLPNVAIFSTFSDVDTTIDNQATFKILTKLHDPKTRKNNQLDRLVYYGDDNNIPASFPADYQIIRDDCDTDDCKKIKGMSHISIVNKPSNPYYGRTALYRNCGSYLDDDTLYTACKYQKDVVMGERTVENLQAHKPFARLTFNPYFDKLAMHINGFIKDIESAAQ, via the coding sequence ATGAAATTCATCAACTTAGTTGCTATCTCTTGGGCCATCAGTGGGCTATTTAGCAGCTCATTAATGGCGCAGCAACAAACCTGCCTTACTCAGCTTGAAGACCAAGAACTGATGATGAAAAGTAAGCGCGAAGGACTGTTTAGAGAGCCATTACCACGCACCCATAGCACCTTTAGCTATAATATCGAGCAAGCATTTAGTGACTATTTAACAGCGGCTTACCTGCAAATTAGTAGCGAAAACCCGCGTGCTAGTTTGCCATGCCCTGTTTACACAGACACCTATCAGCAGCTTGTTGCACAAGGCGCTCGACCAGCTAACGCGACTGTTGCCGATTTAATAAGCCCATTTGAACTTAAACAGGCCGATAGCCGTAAAGCCGTGCTCTTGATCCACGGTTTAACCGACTCACCCTTTACCTATCACGACCTTGCACAAGTGTATTATCAACAAGGGTATACGGTACGCACAATTTTACTACCTGGGCATGGTACCGCTCCTGCAGCACTTAGAGACATAGATGCCGATGATTGGCAAAAAGCTAGCGTGTATGCCATTGAACGCACATTAAAAGACTTTGATCAGGTGATATTAGGGGGCTACTCAACCGGCGCTGCACTGGTTATTGATTACTTAACTCAAGGCCCTGTCGATAATAAAATTACTGCTGCTATGTTGTTTTCACCGGCAAGCGAGCCACACAATAAAAACGGTTGGCTGGCGAAATGGGTCGATGCAATTCCATTTGTGAATTGGATTGATAAAGACGCGGATCTTGATTTTGCCAAGTATGAGTCGTTTCCATTTAGTGCAGCCTCAGCTAGTCACGAAGCAATGAGCCGTATTAGCCTCGATGAACTACGTCATCGCCAACTCCCTAACGTAGCGATATTTAGCACCTTTAGTGATGTTGACACCACAATAGATAACCAAGCGACATTTAAGATTTTAACTAAGCTGCACGACCCAAAAACGCGCAAGAATAACCAGCTTGATCGCCTTGTATACTATGGTGACGACAACAACATCCCAGCCAGCTTTCCAGCTGATTACCAAATAATTCGTGATGACTGCGACACCGATGACTGTAAAAAAATCAAAGGGATGTCACATATTAGTATTGTTAATAAACCCAGCAACCCTTACTACGGTCGCACAGCATTGTATCGCAATTGCGGAAGCTACTTAGATGACGACACGCTTTATACAGCCTGCAAATACCAAAAAGACGTTGTGATGGGTGAACGCACAGTCGAAAATTTACAAGCGCACAAACCCTTTGCACGACTCACGTTTAACCCTTATTTCGATAAGCTTGCTATGCATATCAACGGTTTCATCAAAGATATTGAATCGGCTGCACAATGA
- a CDS encoding Lrp/AsnC family transcriptional regulator, whose amino-acid sequence MKLDKKDQQLLNALQDNARTSVSELAHSVSLSDTPCLRRIKKLESANVISGYHAAINPKAVDLNVSVYAFVRLNQNSVAAAEQFEQQVEKLDHVLECSVISGSYDYLLKIVAADLESYESFVKHKLGSIDCIANIESTVVLKQAFTKRHLPLA is encoded by the coding sequence ATGAAATTAGATAAAAAAGACCAACAATTACTTAATGCTTTGCAGGATAATGCGAGAACTTCTGTCTCGGAGCTGGCACACTCGGTTAGCCTCTCCGATACCCCTTGCCTACGCCGCATTAAAAAGCTCGAATCAGCAAATGTGATCAGTGGTTACCATGCTGCCATCAATCCTAAAGCCGTTGATTTAAATGTGTCTGTGTATGCCTTTGTTCGCTTAAACCAGAACTCAGTTGCCGCTGCTGAGCAATTTGAACAGCAGGTTGAGAAGCTTGACCATGTGCTTGAGTGTTCTGTTATTTCAGGCAGTTATGATTACTTGCTGAAGATCGTTGCCGCTGACTTAGAAAGCTATGAAAGCTTTGTGAAACATAAATTAGGTAGTATTGATTGTATTGCTAACATCGAATCGACAGTAGTCTTAAAACAAGCGTTCACTAAGCGTCATTTACCGCTCGCTTGA
- a CDS encoding PrnB family protein yields the protein MTENTKAFDSWLRTRFVEINSELEKLYWQQDDKANVEGVGEHLKRQLEQEGNEHIRALLAEGNTDEGFDNAFDLLGNVGLYMAACRRHEITEPSRETSSPLVEASALAMHIGASIGVTPRFATAHLTTHNKAVDGLYKRFTDLEDEKTFVDYNTKGILAYKRAADALLKIQPLGISHPIAADLLAVAKQALLDVIESNNTLYNKLDTDRFFYCVRPYYKPYRVGKEVYRGANAGDFAGINVIDLLLGLCFANEPSYSQMLVDKFLYMMPEDQQILRESMRMTSIMDDFLAAEAERDSEWLQTNLKLFIQVCKLHGDTAIGHHNQLVSKYIAQPSQQMQQQHMDKVTASGPPLHVLLNSLEQLRDRRAAAKRDDIRTRFDDLTKLKQWIK from the coding sequence GTGACTGAGAACACCAAGGCATTTGATAGCTGGCTTCGCACCCGTTTTGTTGAGATCAACAGCGAATTAGAAAAACTATATTGGCAACAAGACGATAAAGCGAATGTAGAGGGTGTCGGTGAGCACCTTAAGCGTCAATTAGAGCAAGAGGGTAATGAGCATATTCGTGCCTTACTGGCAGAGGGCAATACCGATGAAGGCTTTGATAACGCCTTCGATTTGTTAGGTAATGTAGGCTTGTATATGGCGGCATGCCGTCGTCATGAGATCACTGAGCCTTCGCGTGAAACAAGTTCTCCGCTAGTTGAAGCTTCTGCGTTGGCAATGCACATTGGTGCATCTATTGGTGTAACCCCGCGTTTTGCAACGGCGCATTTAACAACCCACAATAAAGCGGTTGATGGTTTGTATAAGCGCTTTACTGACCTTGAAGATGAGAAAACCTTTGTCGATTACAATACCAAGGGCATTTTAGCGTATAAGCGCGCGGCAGATGCTTTACTAAAAATTCAGCCGTTAGGGATATCGCACCCTATCGCGGCAGATTTACTCGCAGTGGCAAAACAAGCATTGCTTGATGTGATTGAGTCGAACAATACGCTATACAACAAGCTCGATACAGACCGCTTTTTCTATTGTGTACGCCCGTATTACAAACCGTATCGAGTAGGCAAAGAGGTATATCGTGGCGCGAATGCCGGTGATTTTGCGGGCATTAACGTCATCGACTTATTACTTGGTCTTTGTTTTGCCAATGAACCTAGCTACTCGCAAATGCTGGTGGATAAATTCTTGTATATGATGCCTGAAGATCAGCAGATCCTGCGTGAAAGCATGCGTATGACAAGCATTATGGATGACTTTTTAGCGGCAGAAGCTGAGCGCGATAGCGAATGGTTACAAACTAACTTAAAGCTGTTCATTCAAGTGTGTAAACTGCATGGTGATACAGCCATTGGCCACCATAATCAATTGGTCAGTAAATACATTGCGCAGCCTTCACAGCAAATGCAGCAACAACATATGGATAAAGTCACAGCCAGTGGGCCGCCTTTGCATGTGTTACTTAACTCATTAGAGCAGTTACGTGATCGCCGTGCGGCAGCTAAACGGGACGATATACGCACTCGGTTTGATGATTTAACTAAGTTAAAGCAGTGGATTAAGTAA
- a CDS encoding aminotransferase class V-fold PLP-dependent enzyme yields the protein MNKNDFVIPQGSYLLNHSVGRPLKSAEQHFHQQFFAAWQNENKEPWQQWLQGVEAFTSSLAKLFNSQSELFCPQVNLSSGLTKLLMSHPRLQQENCKVLMAESDFPSMGFAMQKALPESAEIVFIDKHEDLTDAQVWQSYLANNDIDLVFISHVYSNTGQQAPIYEIINIAKQHNTLSLLDVAQSAGILEVDLTKLDADFMLGSSVKWLCGGPGAAYLWVNSKQLSLCQPQDVGWFSHQNPFEFDIKHFAYHQTALRFWGGTPSVAPYILASHSINYFVELGIEKVRAHNLAMLAQFHDQLADYMRSPIQADKCSGTAIMHFGEQQAAVKAALIAANIAVDERHLGLRVSAHIYNDQQDIDTFIATVKSAL from the coding sequence ATGAACAAAAACGATTTTGTAATTCCACAAGGCAGCTATTTGCTTAACCACTCTGTTGGGCGCCCCTTAAAATCTGCTGAGCAGCATTTTCATCAGCAGTTTTTTGCTGCTTGGCAAAATGAAAATAAAGAACCATGGCAACAGTGGTTGCAAGGTGTTGAGGCATTTACGAGTAGTCTCGCTAAATTATTTAACTCGCAAAGTGAGTTATTTTGTCCACAAGTTAACTTATCGAGCGGTTTAACCAAGCTGTTGATGTCGCACCCGCGACTGCAGCAAGAGAATTGCAAAGTGTTAATGGCAGAAAGTGACTTTCCAAGCATGGGTTTTGCGATGCAAAAAGCCTTACCGGAAAGTGCTGAAATCGTGTTTATTGATAAGCATGAAGACTTAACCGATGCGCAGGTTTGGCAGTCATATTTAGCGAATAATGATATTGATTTAGTCTTTATTAGCCATGTTTATTCAAATACGGGTCAGCAAGCGCCTATTTATGAAATTATCAATATCGCAAAGCAACACAACACATTGAGCTTACTTGATGTTGCGCAGTCTGCGGGCATTTTAGAGGTCGACTTAACTAAGCTTGATGCCGATTTTATGCTGGGCTCAAGTGTCAAATGGCTATGTGGTGGACCGGGTGCTGCTTATTTATGGGTTAACAGCAAGCAGCTATCACTTTGTCAGCCACAAGATGTTGGCTGGTTTTCTCATCAAAATCCTTTTGAATTTGATATTAAGCACTTTGCTTATCATCAAACCGCGTTGCGCTTTTGGGGCGGTACCCCTTCAGTTGCACCTTATATTCTGGCTTCGCATAGTATTAATTACTTTGTAGAGCTTGGGATTGAGAAAGTACGCGCTCATAACTTAGCAATGCTCGCTCAGTTTCATGACCAATTGGCTGATTATATGCGCTCACCAATACAGGCTGACAAATGCTCTGGAACGGCTATTATGCATTTTGGCGAGCAACAAGCGGCTGTTAAAGCTGCGCTTATTGCAGCGAATATTGCGGTTGATGAACGTCACTTAGGCTTAAGAGTCTCTGCTCATATTTATAATGATCAGCAGGATATAGATACTTTTATCGCGACTGTGAAAAGCGCTTTATAA
- a CDS encoding MBL fold metallo-hydrolase, whose amino-acid sequence MHIHTLEGYIQNIYLVEYPDKLMLLDGCCRADVDTVFDYITEQLKRPITDLKLIVVTHMHPDHAGGAHALRKLSGGKIATSNAPGQWYRGIDGFLMHLTDIALAWWVAGRLNKKRHNLWYSRHLDADYYLATDATLPGFDDWQALHSPGHTDRDISLYHIPSERIYIADLLVKVKGQLVPPFPVFYPKLYLSSLLMLKALQPKRIMFAHSNEVSIDDIDFEQILALVPEKPMTHWRSVKAKARQALNVIPTRNNT is encoded by the coding sequence TTGCACATTCACACGCTCGAAGGTTATATTCAAAATATCTATTTAGTTGAATATCCAGATAAATTGATGCTGCTTGATGGGTGTTGCCGTGCTGATGTTGATACAGTATTTGACTATATTACCGAACAACTAAAGCGCCCTATCACTGACTTAAAACTGATTGTAGTCACCCATATGCACCCAGATCATGCCGGTGGAGCGCATGCACTAAGAAAGTTAAGTGGCGGTAAAATAGCGACGTCGAATGCTCCAGGTCAATGGTATAGAGGCATTGATGGTTTCTTAATGCATTTAACCGATATCGCTTTAGCTTGGTGGGTCGCAGGTAGGTTAAATAAAAAACGGCACAACCTTTGGTACAGCCGCCATCTAGATGCAGATTATTACCTTGCTACTGATGCAACCCTACCCGGCTTTGACGATTGGCAAGCACTACATAGCCCAGGTCACACTGACCGAGATATTAGCCTTTATCATATTCCTAGCGAGCGAATTTACATTGCTGATTTACTGGTAAAAGTAAAAGGACAGCTTGTGCCACCCTTTCCTGTTTTTTACCCAAAGCTGTATTTAAGCTCTTTGTTGATGCTAAAAGCGCTACAACCAAAACGGATTATGTTTGCCCACAGCAACGAAGTCAGTATTGATGACATCGACTTTGAGCAAATTTTAGCGCTGGTCCCCGAAAAACCAATGACGCACTGGCGTTCTGTCAAAGCAAAAGCTCGACAAGCTCTTAACGTAATACCAACTCGCAATAACACTTAA
- a CDS encoding DUF4124 domain-containing protein: MFRFAFFTLALLASANSQATIYKCMIDGVATFTEKPCGKDAVIVKIAPPPATSQTPATEQPQKPNKPADLSVEDYLKIQKADREIDRLQLEIKELQKKQSERIDKLNNMTQDAANRLGAASIDDAISKQSERINAYYKSQISILEKQVAQLEENKKQLKERGTQSN, from the coding sequence ATGTTTCGTTTTGCATTTTTTACTCTTGCCCTACTTGCCAGCGCCAACAGTCAAGCCACTATTTATAAGTGCATGATTGACGGTGTTGCCACTTTTACAGAGAAACCTTGTGGAAAAGATGCAGTAATCGTGAAAATTGCACCGCCACCAGCAACTAGCCAAACACCAGCTACAGAGCAGCCGCAAAAGCCAAACAAACCTGCCGACTTAAGTGTTGAAGATTATTTAAAAATTCAAAAAGCCGATCGCGAAATAGACCGCCTTCAGCTAGAAATCAAAGAGCTACAAAAGAAGCAAAGTGAGCGCATCGATAAACTCAATAATATGACGCAAGATGCCGCAAATAGGTTAGGCGCAGCGTCTATTGATGATGCTATCAGCAAACAAAGTGAGCGTATTAACGCTTACTATAAAAGCCAAATCAGCATCCTCGAAAAACAGGTAGCACAGTTAGAAGAAAACAAAAAGCAGCTCAAAGAGCGAGGCACGCAATCCAATTAG
- a CDS encoding diacylglycerol/lipid kinase family protein → MLIIIKPSDKKNHKNSVDWLLKECNKRQIEPELYLTTGKFENDCADIALLAKNQTQVVVIGGDGTLHLAVNALMTSRCSIALIPAGTGNDFARGFACKQQAWYDAVFNSRTELIDVGQINQRYFINVAGIGFDAEVVTQLNKAGSFSSFGYTWQGIKQLFSFQARSLQGEFNGKALNYSNLATIFANHHYFGGGLKIAPRAKLNDGQLDCYCMPAGGLLKNLVSFLYLLLVKHHGLHALEYTRLTTAEVTTKGLAIEADGELVGFTPANVKIHKQALRFHMP, encoded by the coding sequence ATGTTGATAATAATAAAGCCAAGTGACAAAAAAAATCATAAAAACAGTGTTGATTGGCTACTAAAAGAATGTAACAAAAGACAGATTGAGCCTGAATTGTATTTAACCACAGGCAAATTTGAGAATGATTGCGCTGATATTGCGCTTTTGGCTAAAAACCAGACCCAAGTTGTGGTGATTGGTGGCGATGGAACGCTGCATTTAGCCGTTAATGCATTAATGACGAGTCGCTGTTCTATCGCGTTAATTCCGGCAGGCACAGGAAATGATTTTGCTCGTGGCTTTGCGTGTAAGCAACAGGCTTGGTATGACGCTGTTTTTAATAGCCGTACGGAGTTAATCGATGTTGGGCAAATCAATCAGCGCTATTTTATTAATGTGGCGGGAATAGGTTTTGACGCCGAAGTCGTGACTCAACTAAATAAAGCCGGAAGTTTTAGCTCGTTTGGCTACACTTGGCAGGGCATCAAACAGCTATTTTCATTTCAGGCACGTTCACTTCAGGGTGAGTTTAATGGTAAAGCACTCAACTACAGTAATTTAGCGACGATTTTTGCTAATCATCATTACTTTGGTGGTGGCTTAAAGATTGCCCCTCGAGCAAAGTTAAATGATGGTCAGCTTGATTGCTACTGCATGCCAGCTGGCGGTTTGTTGAAAAACCTGGTCAGCTTTTTGTATTTGCTGCTCGTAAAGCATCATGGTTTGCACGCGCTAGAATATACCCGGTTAACAACTGCCGAGGTCACAACGAAAGGGTTGGCTATAGAAGCCGATGGTGAGCTTGTTGGTTTTACTCCGGCTAACGTTAAGATACACAAACAAGCACTTCGTTTTCATATGCCATAA